The following proteins are encoded in a genomic region of Sorangiineae bacterium MSr12523:
- a CDS encoding glycosyltransferase, with the protein MASPQASQYNNVTEYDNSRSIEARAIKSRPLRLLFANPGLHAFGNNEGGIKSFRGLIVAMAAAGHECKVISIPAPVPVDGSDHSQWGRLCSTIQDGSAMPPISVDFTDDLPIVELRQGRGGVFEQIRRLLLIRKRFGALVRQRVQDWNPDWVVWENGAGNLRFALTLARGKLALSIASTLLLPFGPASSKEWFLSSSTSVYRRIPKIICASVFMQKYVHNYAGLSSVYQPPVSYGAPPFRRVGRFDGAVTMVNPCVAKGAKIFEALAKSFPDTRFRAIKTYMGVYSGLRSLPNVEISPSREDLDEALSDTSVLVVPSICGESGAMIVLDAMLRGVPVIVSNDGGLPEYRLGVNDCIEVTPLRFVRTWTGAPRAIQAPVRVDPWCTALQPLISDASIWEARASKSVEAAQSYLKKLSVSPLSDYLRT; encoded by the coding sequence ATGGCGTCACCTCAGGCGAGTCAATATAATAACGTCACAGAATACGACAACTCAAGATCCATAGAAGCCAGGGCAATTAAATCCCGCCCACTGCGACTACTATTCGCCAATCCAGGACTTCATGCTTTCGGAAACAACGAGGGTGGCATCAAGTCGTTCCGCGGATTAATTGTCGCGATGGCGGCGGCGGGTCACGAGTGCAAAGTGATCTCCATCCCCGCCCCTGTCCCAGTCGACGGCTCAGACCACTCCCAATGGGGGCGGCTTTGCTCAACAATCCAGGATGGCAGTGCTATGCCGCCGATCAGTGTAGACTTTACCGACGACCTGCCGATCGTCGAGCTCCGCCAGGGGCGCGGTGGTGTATTCGAGCAGATCCGGCGCTTGCTTCTTATACGCAAAAGATTCGGCGCGCTCGTCAGGCAACGCGTACAAGATTGGAACCCCGACTGGGTGGTTTGGGAGAACGGCGCAGGTAACCTTCGATTCGCTCTAACGCTGGCCCGCGGAAAGCTGGCACTCAGCATAGCATCCACTCTATTGCTCCCTTTCGGACCCGCAAGCTCGAAAGAATGGTTCCTTTCCTCCTCCACTTCAGTCTACCGGCGAATTCCGAAAATTATTTGCGCGTCGGTATTCATGCAAAAATATGTCCATAATTATGCGGGGTTGTCCTCGGTCTACCAGCCGCCGGTATCCTATGGGGCTCCGCCTTTCCGGCGCGTAGGACGATTCGATGGCGCGGTTACTATGGTGAATCCTTGCGTCGCCAAAGGCGCTAAGATTTTTGAGGCCCTTGCAAAATCATTTCCCGACACTAGATTTCGTGCAATCAAGACGTATATGGGAGTATATTCCGGGTTGCGGTCGCTTCCCAACGTGGAAATATCACCATCCAGGGAAGATCTTGACGAGGCGTTGTCAGATACCAGCGTACTCGTTGTTCCTTCCATATGCGGTGAGAGCGGCGCAATGATTGTGCTTGACGCGATGCTGCGTGGTGTACCGGTGATCGTCAGTAATGACGGCGGTCTACCCGAGTATCGGCTGGGCGTGAACGATTGCATCGAGGTCACTCCCCTTCGATTCGTCCGGACCTGGACCGGAGCGCCAAGAGCGATCCAAGCGCCGGTGAGGGTCGACCCGTGGTGTACGGCACTGCAGCCGTTGATCTCGGATGCGAGCATTTGGGAGGCTCGAGCCTCGAAATCGGTGGAGGCCGCGCAGTCCTATCTAAAGAAATTGTCCGTTTCTCCGCTGAGCGATTATCTGCGCACCTGA
- a CDS encoding helix-turn-helix transcriptional regulator, translated as MRNPAFSLVDQFEDIATDSNKHPLWSMMMLTSPTTIDEVRLRIVECCVRRDFSGHMLEALRTLVPSAGAFLLLSGIAGTVSPRSTRVVDGSELRPTIPSSATLSEALGIAVDVALMRKAHIHFHPELYRSSSSYFLVNSLPNRFVRAISMWLHDGTALHGVCGLERREDEPAFTQADVGKLELLIPFIVAITQTRLVHDALEEEIAALRSTTVHSAFGDPKPIHVVYPSTRAGKRESIGQSKQGTTGNLSRREREIARHLVAGYSVVNIAAILGLSENTIRTYVRRVYTKLEVSNRAEMVRQFPY; from the coding sequence GTGCGCAACCCGGCGTTCTCGTTGGTCGACCAATTTGAGGACATAGCCACCGACAGCAACAAACATCCACTATGGAGCATGATGATGCTGACGTCCCCGACCACCATCGATGAGGTGCGACTTCGAATTGTTGAATGTTGCGTGAGGCGGGATTTTTCAGGGCACATGCTGGAGGCATTGCGGACGTTAGTACCATCTGCCGGCGCCTTCCTTCTTCTCAGCGGCATCGCCGGGACTGTCTCCCCTCGCTCGACGCGAGTCGTGGACGGCAGCGAATTGAGGCCGACAATCCCGAGCAGCGCTACGCTAAGCGAAGCACTTGGGATAGCAGTCGATGTCGCCCTTATGCGGAAGGCTCACATCCACTTTCATCCGGAACTCTACCGCAGCAGCTCGTCATATTTTTTAGTCAACTCTTTACCTAATCGGTTTGTACGAGCTATCTCGATGTGGCTGCATGATGGCACGGCGCTCCATGGAGTGTGCGGTCTCGAACGCCGCGAAGACGAGCCCGCCTTCACGCAAGCCGATGTAGGTAAACTCGAACTGCTCATTCCTTTCATCGTGGCTATCACACAAACGAGGCTCGTGCACGACGCGCTCGAGGAGGAGATAGCTGCACTTCGCTCAACGACGGTGCACAGCGCCTTTGGGGACCCTAAGCCCATTCACGTAGTCTACCCAAGCACGCGCGCGGGGAAGCGAGAATCTATTGGTCAAAGCAAACAGGGAACTACCGGCAATCTTTCCCGCCGCGAGCGAGAGATCGCGCGGCATCTCGTTGCAGGTTACAGCGTCGTAAACATCGCCGCGATTCTTGGGCTAAGCGAGAACACAATTCGAACTTACGTACGTCGCGTGTATACGAAGCTTGAGGTATCTAACCGCGCGGAGATGGTGCGGCAATTCCCGTATTAA
- a CDS encoding alpha/beta fold hydrolase — MTLGRESGHRSDSTRANLRAATKVEARSDRITPATTISAAATGAAGYERWFLSTRRNPDAKVRLFCFPYAGGSPWVYRDWSTLAGRDLEVFTMCLPGRASRQHERPIVDMRALVAALCEAMRDGLEKTYAFFGHSLGALVAFELAFELQRIGAPPPRRLFVSGCAAPAYERTNREMHRLSDAGLVEAIRDLNGTPAAILDDPEMLALLLPVMRADVELAASYYGSTERLVSPITALFGATDMGVPYEAVARWQVHTSAELRVHSFHGGHFFIQPCAADVVSVVLREVL; from the coding sequence ATGACGCTAGGTAGAGAATCTGGTCATCGAAGTGACAGCACCCGCGCCAACCTGCGGGCTGCGACGAAGGTCGAAGCTCGCAGTGACAGGATTACGCCGGCTACTACCATTTCCGCCGCGGCGACGGGCGCCGCGGGCTATGAGCGGTGGTTTCTGTCAACACGACGGAACCCTGACGCAAAAGTTCGCCTGTTTTGCTTCCCCTACGCGGGCGGAAGTCCATGGGTGTATCGCGACTGGTCGACCCTGGCGGGTCGCGATCTTGAGGTTTTCACAATGTGCCTTCCTGGAAGGGCGTCGAGGCAGCACGAGCGACCAATTGTGGACATGAGAGCGCTCGTTGCGGCGCTATGCGAGGCCATGCGAGATGGGCTCGAGAAGACGTATGCCTTCTTTGGCCATAGCCTAGGCGCGCTTGTTGCGTTTGAGCTCGCCTTTGAGCTTCAGCGCATCGGCGCGCCACCGCCTCGACGTCTGTTCGTCTCCGGATGCGCCGCGCCCGCGTATGAGCGCACCAACCGAGAAATGCACAGGCTATCGGACGCGGGGTTGGTTGAGGCTATCCGGGACCTGAATGGTACGCCGGCGGCGATCCTCGATGACCCGGAAATGCTCGCGTTGCTGTTGCCGGTAATGCGCGCGGACGTTGAGCTTGCTGCGAGCTACTACGGAAGCACGGAAAGGCTGGTCAGTCCCATTACGGCGCTGTTCGGCGCAACTGACATGGGGGTACCGTACGAAGCCGTAGCCCGATGGCAGGTGCATACATCGGCCGAACTTCGCGTGCACTCGTTCCACGGGGGACACTTCTTTATACAACCATGTGCGGCGGACGTAGTGTCGGTCGTGCTACGGGAGGTTTTATGA
- a CDS encoding MBL fold metallo-hydrolase: protein MTNNASSAMYLRENVVIEPLVNSWYASSFVIPPVTAALYVANHHIKVMQSFVATPSIHVEAVKAPGMLGGPFINHPATRAGEIAELLETTRRRQVHLLELAVAVKALNDMLAMEATGTPLEPLYAKVPAILRGYVELVYDLHHRPYFRCFEALLYESSLYRTSNQTIAISVCKSDSRAFALSTPRLRGDEVLVAELPFASPIVDELSKARLSPTSTEYFVDALQIDRNALSQYFTEEPPIRRVQEILEGVRVRYLGHACILAESRQTSVLFDPLVPHKGVPGLERIGFADLPDTIDYAVITHNHQDHVLLETLLQLRHKIRHLVVPSNSPGSLADPSLKLMFRKLGFRNVIALDEMEALEFEGGSITALPFLGEHGDLDVRSKAAHLLRLGGRAILCAADSNNLEPELYNHVRNMVGRVDTVFIGMECQGAPMSWLYGPILAKPIIRKNDQGRRLDGSDCAKAVDVIQKLSPSRAYVYAMGAEPWLQFITSINYDEHSKPIVESNKFVEECRKIGVFAERLYGAQVVPV from the coding sequence ATGACCAATAATGCATCGTCTGCTATGTATTTGAGAGAGAACGTTGTCATCGAACCTTTGGTGAACAGCTGGTACGCGTCGTCCTTCGTGATTCCACCGGTCACGGCGGCACTATACGTAGCTAATCATCATATCAAGGTCATGCAATCGTTCGTTGCAACGCCATCTATCCATGTAGAAGCTGTAAAGGCACCGGGTATGCTAGGCGGCCCGTTCATCAATCATCCCGCAACTCGTGCAGGAGAAATCGCCGAACTGCTAGAGACGACGCGCCGGAGGCAGGTACATCTTCTGGAGCTTGCCGTCGCTGTAAAGGCTCTAAATGACATGTTAGCAATGGAGGCAACTGGTACTCCGTTGGAGCCGCTGTACGCGAAGGTGCCCGCCATTCTTCGCGGGTACGTAGAGCTGGTGTACGACCTTCATCACCGGCCGTACTTTCGCTGCTTTGAGGCGCTTCTGTACGAGAGTTCACTATATCGTACATCCAATCAGACGATAGCGATCTCCGTATGCAAAAGCGACTCGCGCGCATTTGCACTCAGTACGCCGCGACTGCGCGGAGATGAGGTATTGGTTGCAGAGCTTCCGTTTGCAAGTCCGATCGTTGACGAATTGTCCAAAGCACGCCTATCGCCGACATCGACAGAGTACTTTGTCGATGCATTGCAAATAGATCGAAATGCGCTCTCTCAATATTTTACGGAAGAGCCGCCAATTCGGCGAGTCCAGGAAATTCTCGAAGGGGTGCGGGTCCGGTACCTTGGCCACGCCTGCATTCTCGCAGAGTCGCGCCAGACGAGCGTACTCTTTGACCCTCTGGTTCCGCACAAGGGGGTTCCCGGTTTGGAACGAATAGGCTTCGCCGACCTTCCAGATACAATCGATTATGCGGTGATTACCCATAACCACCAAGATCACGTTCTACTAGAGACACTGTTGCAACTGCGGCACAAGATTAGGCACCTGGTTGTTCCTAGTAACAGTCCAGGAAGTTTAGCGGATCCATCACTTAAATTGATGTTTCGCAAACTCGGGTTTAGAAACGTAATTGCGCTTGATGAGATGGAGGCGCTCGAGTTCGAAGGCGGTTCGATCACAGCGTTGCCGTTTCTGGGAGAGCACGGGGATCTCGATGTTCGGTCCAAAGCTGCCCATTTGCTTCGGCTTGGAGGTAGAGCGATCTTATGCGCCGCCGATTCAAACAACTTGGAGCCTGAGCTCTACAATCATGTGCGAAATATGGTCGGACGAGTGGATACTGTATTTATAGGTATGGAATGTCAAGGGGCACCCATGAGTTGGTTGTACGGCCCGATCTTAGCAAAGCCGATCATTCGGAAGAACGATCAAGGTCGTCGATTGGACGGGTCTGACTGCGCAAAAGCTGTGGATGTTATTCAGAAACTGAGCCCATCGCGCGCATATGTTTATGCAATGGGTGCAGAACCATGGCTCCAGTTTATCACTTCTATCAATTACGACGAGCATTCAAAACCCATAGTGGAGTCAAATAAGTTTGTGGAAGAATGTCGTAAGATTGGCGTATTTGCCGAGCGTTTGTACGGGGCCCAGGTGGTCCCCGTTTGA